In Stenotrophomonas sp. ESTM1D_MKCIP4_1, a single genomic region encodes these proteins:
- a CDS encoding ATP-binding protein produces the protein MNPDWISALLADREAESAVLDFKRAVPSKDDVGIKPFLKDVAAFANARGGRIIYGISEDGAGRAKAVCPVEGNADQISVWMQSKIIGGIFPRLSGVVVQPIHMGDASLIVIDIPSQFGGPYQVEVGDWQSFPIRAGVRNAVMSYQQLYDAFSLRASAESRMEQWVSQRVSEVSSSIRQANWRYALVHLVPFSAFHAGASSDLSVLRSRTFRANGSILFNRFNYRGMMASQSVAGTRPSPPYFQFHRNGIVEMAWSVAYEFGEAKVLKSLDTAIKLIDLLPQAARASELAGVSGPGLLYMSYVNVNGYCLGAQDRDGLEYHSHLTDERDLCFGPLIYESLDLSINEISPVAQSLMTDLFRSFAWDDCFYFDPDGSIASKKLLDYVSAYREAWD, from the coding sequence ATGAATCCGGATTGGATCTCCGCGCTTCTAGCTGACCGTGAAGCTGAAAGTGCAGTCCTTGATTTTAAAAGGGCAGTCCCGTCCAAGGATGACGTCGGAATTAAGCCTTTCTTGAAAGATGTTGCCGCTTTTGCAAATGCGCGTGGTGGTCGAATTATTTATGGCATCTCCGAGGATGGTGCGGGGCGAGCGAAAGCAGTTTGTCCCGTTGAAGGTAATGCCGATCAGATATCCGTATGGATGCAATCAAAAATCATTGGCGGGATATTTCCTAGGCTGAGTGGAGTTGTGGTTCAGCCGATACATATGGGGGATGCGTCTTTAATAGTCATAGACATTCCTAGCCAGTTCGGAGGTCCCTACCAAGTTGAAGTTGGCGACTGGCAGTCTTTTCCAATCAGGGCAGGAGTGAGGAATGCTGTAATGAGCTATCAGCAACTTTATGACGCCTTCTCCCTGAGGGCTTCCGCTGAATCTCGAATGGAACAGTGGGTATCACAGCGAGTTTCAGAAGTTTCTTCGAGTATTAGACAGGCCAATTGGCGCTACGCTCTGGTTCACTTGGTGCCATTTTCAGCATTCCATGCTGGAGCCTCGTCGGATCTATCTGTTTTGCGTAGCAGGACTTTTCGGGCAAACGGCTCAATCCTCTTCAATAGATTTAACTATCGCGGGATGATGGCAAGCCAGAGCGTCGCAGGAACCCGACCTTCTCCACCCTATTTTCAGTTTCATCGAAACGGTATCGTTGAGATGGCTTGGTCAGTAGCGTACGAGTTTGGTGAAGCTAAGGTTCTTAAATCTTTGGACACGGCCATTAAACTCATAGATCTTTTGCCGCAGGCCGCGAGGGCATCTGAGCTCGCTGGCGTGAGCGGTCCAGGGTTGCTTTACATGAGTTACGTAAACGTAAACGGCTATTGTCTTGGTGCTCAGGATCGAGATGGCTTGGAGTATCACTCGCATCTCACCGACGAGCGGGATCTCTGTTTCGGGCCGCTGATATACGAATCACTAGATCTTTCAATCAATGAAATTTCACCCGTTGCTCAGAGTCTAATGACCGATCTTTTCCGATCATTCGCCTGGGATGATTGTTTCTATTTCGATCCTGATGGATCCATTGCCTCTAAAAAGCTTCTAGATTACGTTTCGGCGTATCGGGAGGCGTGGGATTAG
- a CDS encoding Y-family DNA polymerase yields the protein MFGLVDGNNFYASCERVFQPALRGVPLVVLSNNDGCAIARSAEAKALGIKMGQPAHELKHLVRRHGLQMRSANFGLYGDMSARVVAILREAAPRVEVYSIDESFIDLDGVPNRERFARDLRQRVHRWTGIPNCIGIGPTKTLAKLANKVAKSADGVIDLGDVGYREVVLGTFPVGDLWGVGRRLAPRLEAMGITTAAGLRDAPTDDILAAFGVTLARTQRELQGHPCMELEEVEPDRQQIMVSRSFADRVEDHGAVAQALATFAVRACEKLRARGLVTAGVWVFAQSDVFRPELRQHNASRTVGLPASTADTTVVLGIVRKLLCGLLRDGIGYKKAGVALLDLARPDELQADLFGPTVVGNERLMATMDRINQKFERGTAGLGASGWQARPAWGMRQHMLSPNYTTSVHEIPAARC from the coding sequence ATGTTCGGGCTCGTTGACGGAAACAACTTCTACGCCAGCTGTGAGCGTGTGTTTCAGCCAGCGCTGCGCGGCGTGCCGCTGGTGGTGCTGAGCAACAACGATGGCTGCGCGATCGCGCGCTCGGCCGAGGCCAAGGCCCTGGGCATCAAGATGGGCCAGCCGGCCCACGAGCTGAAGCACCTAGTGCGGCGCCACGGGCTGCAGATGCGCTCGGCCAACTTCGGCCTGTACGGCGACATGAGCGCGCGCGTCGTGGCCATCCTGCGAGAAGCCGCGCCGCGAGTGGAGGTATACAGCATCGATGAGAGCTTCATCGACCTAGATGGCGTGCCCAATCGCGAGCGGTTCGCCCGGGATCTGCGGCAGCGCGTGCACCGATGGACCGGCATTCCCAACTGCATCGGTATAGGCCCCACGAAGACATTGGCCAAGCTGGCCAACAAGGTCGCCAAGAGCGCCGACGGGGTGATCGACCTCGGCGACGTCGGCTACCGTGAAGTGGTGCTGGGCACCTTCCCCGTCGGGGATCTGTGGGGTGTGGGCCGCCGGCTGGCGCCGCGGTTGGAGGCGATGGGCATCACCACTGCTGCCGGGCTGCGCGATGCGCCGACGGACGACATCCTGGCAGCCTTCGGTGTCACCCTGGCGCGCACACAGCGCGAGCTGCAGGGCCATCCCTGCATGGAGCTGGAGGAAGTGGAGCCGGACCGCCAGCAGATCATGGTCAGCCGATCGTTCGCTGACCGAGTCGAGGACCACGGAGCCGTGGCCCAGGCGTTGGCTACCTTTGCCGTGCGCGCATGCGAGAAGCTGCGTGCCCGGGGCTTGGTCACTGCGGGCGTCTGGGTGTTCGCCCAATCCGACGTATTCCGGCCGGAGCTGCGGCAGCACAACGCCAGTAGAACCGTTGGCCTGCCCGCGTCGACCGCAGACACCACCGTGGTGCTGGGCATCGTGCGCAAGCTGCTATGCGGCCTGCTCCGCGACGGCATTGGATACAAGAAGGCCGGCGTGGCGCTGCTCGACCTGGCCCGGCCAGATGAGCTGCAGGCGGATCTGTTCGGACCGACGGTTGTCGGCAATGAAAGGCTGATGGCTACCATGGACCGGATCAACCAGAAGTTCGAGCGCGGCACGGCCGGCCTTGGCGCATCGGGTTGGCAGGCTCGGCCAGCGTGGGGCATGCGGCAGCACATGCTTTCGCCAAACTACACGACCTCTGTGCACGAGATCCCGGCGGCGCGATGCTGA
- the umuD gene encoding translesion error-prone DNA polymerase V autoproteolytic subunit codes for MQSLPYPHTLAKPIGPALIDGPAQFVPLASARARLGFPSPADDFMDEAIYLHRLLVRNPAATFLYRADGWSMSGAGVSDGDILVVDRSVTPLAGDLVIAIWDGNQPTCKVLQLFESHMELHSANPDFPPILLEQPTEVEVFAVVGVVRQVKRRGPYVRAR; via the coding sequence ATGCAGTCCCTACCCTATCCCCACACTCTGGCGAAGCCCATTGGCCCCGCGCTAATCGACGGCCCGGCGCAGTTCGTGCCCCTCGCCTCCGCGCGCGCGCGGCTAGGCTTCCCGTCGCCCGCCGACGACTTCATGGACGAAGCGATCTACCTGCACCGTCTGCTTGTACGCAACCCGGCCGCCACGTTCCTGTACCGGGCCGATGGCTGGTCGATGAGCGGCGCAGGCGTCAGCGATGGGGACATCCTGGTGGTGGACCGGTCGGTCACGCCGCTGGCCGGCGACTTGGTCATCGCCATCTGGGATGGGAACCAGCCCACCTGCAAGGTGCTGCAGCTGTTCGAGAGCCACATGGAGCTGCACTCGGCCAACCCAGACTTCCCCCCAATCCTGCTCGAGCAGCCCACCGAGGTGGAGGTGTTCGCCGTGGTCGGCGTGGTTCGCCAGGTGAAACGCCGAGGCCCCTATGTTCGGGCTCGTTGA
- a CDS encoding DUF3827 domain-containing protein — protein MNTPGTPKPSFRQRHGLWIVAGVVAVIALILVTQYW, from the coding sequence ATGAACACCCCAGGCACTCCCAAACCCAGTTTCCGCCAGCGGCACGGCCTGTGGATCGTGGCTGGGGTGGTGGCCGTCATCGCTCTGATCCTGGTCACGCAGTACTGGTGA
- a CDS encoding MarC family protein, with protein sequence MPLPDVLATVAGELILVPVTLLPIINPLSTASIFVSTVGGRRDVAKRLARQIAVNSFVVIVVAMLVGTYVLSLFGISLPVVRIGGGLLVAAAGWRMLGARVDDPPSAAEAQASAMVGHELQQKSFFPLTFPLTTGPGTIAACITLGTHVESVTPLHLLSGVVVAVGGAMLVVAVIYLILRNSIVLVTRLGPTGAVVMQQLVAFVLLCIGIQLMWAGWVDLNHETFAAAA encoded by the coding sequence ATGCCTTTGCCTGACGTGCTTGCTACGGTGGCTGGCGAGCTGATCCTGGTGCCGGTCACCCTGCTGCCGATCATCAACCCGCTCAGTACGGCGTCCATCTTCGTTTCCACAGTGGGTGGCCGCCGGGATGTCGCCAAGCGCCTGGCCCGGCAGATTGCCGTGAACAGCTTCGTGGTTATCGTCGTAGCGATGCTGGTCGGCACCTATGTGCTTTCGTTGTTCGGCATCTCGCTGCCGGTGGTGCGCATCGGCGGCGGCCTGCTGGTGGCGGCCGCGGGCTGGCGCATGCTGGGTGCGCGCGTGGACGATCCGCCCAGTGCCGCCGAGGCGCAGGCCTCGGCCATGGTAGGCCATGAGCTGCAGCAGAAAAGTTTCTTTCCGCTTACCTTCCCGTTGACCACCGGCCCGGGCACGATTGCAGCGTGCATCACCCTGGGGACCCATGTTGAATCGGTCACCCCGTTGCACTTGCTGTCCGGCGTGGTGGTGGCCGTGGGCGGGGCGATGCTGGTCGTTGCGGTGATCTACCTGATCCTGCGCAATTCCATCGTGCTGGTCACCCGGCTGGGGCCGACCGGTGCGGTGGTCATGCAGCAGCTGGTGGCGTTCGTGCTGCTGTGCATCGGCATTCAGCTGATGTGGGCAGGCTGGGTCGACCTCAATCACGAGACGTTTGCCGCCGCAGCGTAG
- a CDS encoding response regulator, producing MTDDPIRVLMVEDQSDLREMIGLALRDFGIDVATTADGHEAVALMQGGERFDVVFSDVSMPNGMSGIELSEHVARNQPHARMILSSGYARSQLPPLPDQVEFLPKPYRLRQLVELLQQS from the coding sequence ATGACTGATGACCCGATCCGCGTATTGATGGTGGAGGACCAGTCCGATCTGCGCGAGATGATCGGCCTGGCGCTGCGCGATTTCGGCATTGACGTGGCAACCACGGCCGATGGCCATGAGGCGGTGGCCCTGATGCAGGGCGGCGAACGTTTCGATGTGGTGTTCAGCGACGTCAGCATGCCCAATGGCATGTCCGGCATCGAGCTGAGCGAGCACGTCGCCCGCAACCAGCCGCACGCACGGATGATCCTGTCGTCCGGCTACGCACGTTCGCAGCTGCCGCCACTGCCGGACCAAGTGGAGTTCCTGCCCAAGCCGTACCGCCTGCGCCAGCTGGTGGAGCTGCTGCAGCAGAGCTGA
- a CDS encoding PAS domain-containing sensor histidine kinase, translated as MDAAASTPSVLTDTSRQLRLLIDSVRDHALYLLDPEGMVCSWNPGAERIKGYRADEVIGTHFSRFYLADERDAGEPERLLRLAAQNGHVASEGWRVRRDGSSFRASIVIEAVREHGELLGFVKITRDITEQWQAQRLLRDAQRALRQTQQFETVGRLSRGLSHEFNNLLTTVGNALDLLSLRLGSDARATELLATAQAATDRGALLTRQLLAFSTGQTLIRETLDINQQIREWLPGLRSACPPGVTVEAALTPGLPLLNTDPLQLQTAIANLVANAAEATLDGGRVLVATALEHRLDPDADTPLQRRYVTLSVCDEGHGMAPDIAARATEPFFTTKDIGKGSGLGLSQVFGFTTQSGGFVDVSTTPGVGTTVSLLLPAMEDPAHD; from the coding sequence GTGGACGCTGCTGCTTCTACGCCGTCGGTACTGACCGACACCTCACGACAACTGCGGCTGCTGATCGACAGCGTGCGCGACCATGCGCTGTACCTGCTCGATCCCGAAGGCATGGTGTGCAGCTGGAACCCGGGCGCCGAGCGCATCAAGGGCTACCGCGCCGACGAGGTCATCGGCACCCATTTCAGCCGCTTCTACCTGGCCGATGAACGCGACGCCGGAGAGCCGGAACGCCTGCTGCGCCTGGCCGCGCAGAACGGCCACGTGGCCAGCGAGGGTTGGCGGGTGCGCCGTGACGGGTCGTCGTTTCGGGCCAGCATCGTCATCGAAGCGGTCCGGGAGCACGGCGAGCTGCTGGGCTTCGTCAAGATCACCCGCGACATCACCGAGCAATGGCAGGCCCAGCGCCTGCTGCGCGATGCCCAGCGCGCCCTGCGCCAGACCCAGCAGTTCGAGACCGTGGGCCGGCTCAGCCGCGGGCTCTCGCACGAATTCAACAACCTGCTGACCACGGTCGGCAACGCACTCGATCTGTTGTCGCTGCGACTGGGCAGTGATGCCCGTGCCACCGAGCTGCTGGCCACCGCCCAGGCGGCCACCGACCGCGGCGCCCTGCTGACCCGGCAGCTGCTGGCCTTCAGCACCGGCCAGACCCTGATCCGCGAGACGCTGGACATCAACCAGCAGATCCGCGAATGGCTGCCCGGCCTGCGCAGCGCCTGCCCGCCCGGCGTGACCGTGGAAGCGGCGCTGACCCCGGGCCTGCCGTTGCTGAATACCGACCCGCTGCAGCTTCAGACCGCCATCGCCAATCTGGTGGCCAACGCCGCCGAGGCTACCCTCGACGGTGGTCGCGTACTGGTGGCCACCGCGCTGGAGCATCGCCTGGATCCTGATGCCGACACCCCGCTGCAGCGCCGATATGTGACACTAAGCGTCTGCGATGAGGGCCATGGCATGGCCCCGGATATCGCGGCACGGGCCACCGAACCCTTCTTCACCACCAAGGACATCGGCAAAGGCAGTGGTCTCGGCCTGAGCCAGGTGTTCGGTTTTACTACCCAGAGCGGCGGCTTCGTCGATGTGTCCACCACGCCCGGTGTCGGCACCACGGTCAGCCTGCTGCTACCCGCAATGGAGGACCCTGCCCATGACTGA
- a CDS encoding response regulator: MRPGATTRDRWIWLAAAVLLATTIAMEVVVPLGYAAWLTYFMAVGVTVFQRSARAPFMVAVIACGLLAIGYNIAPASTNSSFSFVNRTIGGVGFLMIALIVSRAITARREAMRALWLQEAENAVSMSLRGDLGPEQIADAAMVSLASQLKADVGVMYRIEGGRLQLTGGVSLPSGLPGSVTLQEGLLGQTARDQQIRHVQGDEQHALQLQSSLGQVAVRERVLAPISSDGTVVGVIELGRAQPAGQRTLDAELLERCSDTLGMALRASLLRAQLVVLLEESQRQGEELQAQQEELRVANEELEEQSRSLMQSQGHLEQQQAELEQSNVQLEERTHELEAQKQALLVAQGQLVRNSNELAATSRYKSEFLANMSHELRTPLNSSLILAKLLADNKDGTLTDEQVKYARAILSSNNDLLALINDILDLSRIEAGHVELSDEVVVVDSVLHRLRETFEPMARQKGLALQIEADALAPTQLVADNQRMQQILKNLLANALKFTEHGKVSLHVRAGGNGRIRFEVCDSGIGIARDQLQVIFEAFRQADGSTRRRYGGTGLGLSISRDLAVRMGGDIQVDSEPGRGSCFILELPLQGAPAVEAAELRDADAAIAPVAAPVPAAAGPAPCSAPVVAANVADDRGRRQRAGRLILAVEDDASFAEALVSLAHELDFDCVVATTAEEALALASELRPNGILLDIGLPDVSGLSVLERLKRNPETRHIPVHVVSAMDRSQVARELGAIGYAVKPATRERLVAAIEQLEQTSQRDVRRLLIVEDDNDLRRNLELLLGRDQLQIVAVGTLAAALEQLSTVTFDCMVMDLSLPDGSGYDLLEHMAGNDDVGFPPVIVYTGRALSREEEQRLRRYSKSIIIKGARSPERLLDEVTLFLHSVEASLPSDQQRLLREARRRDTVLDGRTVLLAEDDVRNIFALSSVLEPLGVTLEIARNGQEAVDRLAQREVDLVLMDIMMPEKDGLTAMREIRAQRHLQDLPIIALTAKAMPDDRERCLQAGANDYIAKPIDVDKLVSLCRVWCSRQ, encoded by the coding sequence ATGCGTCCTGGTGCAACCACGCGTGACCGCTGGATCTGGTTGGCTGCCGCCGTACTGCTGGCGACGACCATTGCCATGGAAGTGGTGGTGCCGCTGGGCTATGCCGCATGGCTGACCTACTTCATGGCAGTTGGCGTCACGGTGTTCCAGCGCAGTGCGCGGGCGCCGTTCATGGTCGCGGTCATCGCCTGCGGGCTGCTGGCCATCGGCTACAACATCGCGCCGGCCAGCACCAATTCCTCGTTCTCGTTCGTCAATCGCACCATTGGCGGGGTCGGTTTCCTGATGATCGCGCTGATCGTTTCGCGCGCCATCACCGCACGGCGCGAGGCGATGCGTGCGCTGTGGCTTCAGGAAGCTGAAAATGCGGTGTCGATGAGCCTGCGTGGTGATCTGGGGCCTGAGCAGATTGCAGATGCGGCCATGGTCAGCCTGGCGTCCCAGCTGAAGGCCGACGTCGGCGTGATGTACCGCATCGAAGGCGGGCGCCTGCAGTTGACCGGTGGCGTCTCGCTGCCCAGTGGATTGCCCGGATCGGTCACCCTGCAGGAGGGGCTGCTGGGCCAGACCGCACGCGACCAGCAGATCCGCCACGTACAGGGCGATGAGCAACATGCGCTGCAGCTGCAGTCCAGCCTGGGCCAGGTGGCGGTGCGCGAACGCGTGCTGGCGCCGATCAGCAGTGATGGAACGGTGGTGGGTGTCATCGAACTTGGCCGCGCGCAGCCGGCCGGCCAGCGCACGCTGGATGCCGAGCTGCTGGAGCGCTGCAGCGATACCCTGGGCATGGCGCTTCGTGCTTCGCTGCTGCGCGCGCAGCTGGTGGTGCTGCTGGAAGAATCGCAGCGGCAGGGCGAAGAGCTGCAGGCCCAGCAGGAAGAGCTGCGCGTGGCCAATGAAGAACTGGAAGAGCAGAGCCGCAGCCTGATGCAGTCGCAGGGCCACCTGGAACAGCAGCAGGCCGAGCTGGAACAGAGCAATGTGCAGCTGGAAGAGCGCACCCACGAGCTGGAAGCGCAGAAGCAGGCGCTGCTGGTGGCGCAGGGCCAGCTGGTGCGCAACAGCAACGAACTGGCCGCGACCTCGCGCTACAAGTCCGAGTTCCTGGCCAACATGTCGCACGAGCTGCGCACGCCGCTGAACAGCTCGCTCATCCTGGCCAAGCTGCTGGCCGACAACAAGGACGGCACCCTCACCGATGAGCAGGTGAAGTATGCCCGTGCGATCCTGTCCTCCAACAACGACCTGCTGGCGCTGATCAACGACATCCTCGATCTGTCACGCATCGAAGCCGGGCACGTTGAGCTGTCCGATGAAGTGGTGGTGGTGGACAGCGTGCTGCATCGCCTGCGCGAGACCTTCGAGCCGATGGCACGGCAGAAGGGCCTGGCCCTGCAGATCGAGGCCGATGCGCTGGCCCCCACACAGCTGGTGGCCGACAACCAGCGCATGCAGCAGATCCTGAAGAACCTGCTGGCCAACGCACTGAAATTCACCGAACACGGCAAGGTCAGCCTGCATGTGCGTGCCGGTGGCAATGGTCGCATCCGTTTCGAGGTGTGCGATTCGGGCATCGGTATTGCCCGTGACCAGCTGCAGGTGATCTTCGAGGCATTCCGCCAGGCCGACGGCAGTACCCGCCGCCGCTACGGCGGGACCGGCCTGGGCCTGTCGATCTCGCGCGACCTCGCGGTGCGCATGGGCGGTGATATCCAGGTGGACAGCGAGCCCGGTCGCGGCAGCTGCTTCATTCTGGAGCTGCCGCTGCAGGGCGCGCCGGCCGTGGAAGCGGCCGAGCTGCGCGACGCCGATGCTGCGATTGCGCCAGTGGCCGCTCCGGTCCCGGCTGCGGCAGGCCCGGCGCCGTGCTCAGCGCCTGTGGTCGCGGCCAATGTCGCCGACGATCGTGGTCGCCGCCAGCGCGCCGGGCGCCTGATCCTGGCAGTCGAAGACGATGCCAGTTTCGCCGAGGCGCTGGTGTCGCTGGCCCACGAACTGGATTTCGACTGCGTGGTCGCGACGACGGCGGAAGAAGCTCTGGCGTTGGCCAGCGAACTGCGGCCGAACGGCATCCTGCTCGATATCGGCCTGCCCGATGTGTCGGGCCTGAGTGTGCTCGAACGCCTCAAGCGCAACCCGGAAACCCGTCATATTCCGGTGCACGTGGTCTCGGCCATGGACCGCAGCCAGGTGGCGCGCGAGCTTGGTGCGATCGGCTACGCAGTAAAGCCGGCTACGCGCGAGCGCCTGGTGGCAGCGATCGAGCAGCTGGAACAGACCAGCCAGCGCGATGTGCGTCGCCTGCTGATCGTCGAGGACGACAATGACCTGCGCCGCAACCTGGAACTGCTGCTGGGACGCGACCAGCTGCAGATCGTGGCGGTGGGTACGCTGGCAGCGGCGCTGGAGCAACTCAGTACGGTCACGTTCGACTGCATGGTGATGGACCTCTCGCTGCCCGACGGCAGTGGTTACGATCTGCTGGAACACATGGCCGGCAATGACGATGTGGGCTTCCCGCCAGTGATCGTCTACACCGGCCGTGCGCTCAGCCGCGAGGAAGAGCAGCGCCTGCGCCGCTACTCCAAGAGCATCATCATCAAAGGCGCACGCTCGCCCGAGCGCCTGCTGGACGAGGTGACCCTGTTCCTGCACAGCGTCGAAGCCAGCCTGCCCAGCGACCAGCAGCGCCTGCTGCGCGAGGCGCGCCGCCGCGACACCGTTCTCGATGGCCGCACGGTACTGCTGGCCGAGGACGATGTGCGCAACATCTTTGCCCTGTCCAGCGTGCTCGAGCCGCTGGGGGTGACCCTGGAGATCGCCCGCAACGGCCAGGAGGCAGTCGATCGCCTGGCCCAGCGCGAGGTGGATCTGGTGCTGATGGACATCATGATGCCGGAGAAGGATGGCCTGACCGCCATGCGCGAAATCCGTGCACAGCGTCACCTGCAGGACCTGCCGATCATCGCGCTGACCGCCAAAGCCATGCCCGATGACCGCGAACGCTGCCTGCAGGCAGGGGCCAACGATTACATCGCCAAGCCCATCGACGTCGACAAGCTGGTATCGCTGTGCCGGGTCTGGTGCTCCCGCCAATGA
- a CDS encoding CheR family methyltransferase, which translates to MNEQALFDLELKVLLEALYQRYHYDFRSYAVSSLRRRIRQAMQRYECERLVDLQHRLLHEPDLFAQAMQFFTVQVSEMFRDPAYFKQLREQVVPVLRTYPSVKLWVAGCSTGEEVWSLAILLHEEGLLDRSIVYATDINPAALATAEAGAYGIDRLAQFSRNYLAAGGTGSLSDYYATAYDGAVFDRQLRRNVVFADHSLATDTVFSEVHLVSCRNVLIYFNRDLQDRAVGLFREALVHRGFLGLGSKESLQFGRHHDAFETCSREHRLYRKVV; encoded by the coding sequence ATGAACGAACAGGCGCTGTTCGACCTGGAACTGAAGGTGCTGCTGGAAGCGCTGTACCAGCGCTACCACTACGATTTCCGCAGCTATGCGGTGTCCTCGCTGCGGCGGCGCATCCGCCAGGCCATGCAGCGCTATGAGTGCGAGCGCCTGGTGGACCTGCAGCATCGGCTGCTGCACGAGCCGGATCTGTTCGCCCAGGCCATGCAGTTCTTTACCGTGCAGGTGTCGGAAATGTTCCGCGACCCGGCCTATTTCAAGCAGCTGCGCGAGCAGGTGGTGCCGGTGCTGCGCACGTACCCCTCGGTGAAGTTGTGGGTGGCCGGCTGCAGTACCGGTGAAGAGGTCTGGTCGCTGGCCATCCTGCTGCACGAGGAAGGCCTGCTGGACCGCAGCATCGTCTACGCCACCGACATCAACCCGGCGGCGCTGGCGACGGCCGAAGCAGGTGCCTATGGCATCGACCGGCTGGCCCAGTTCAGCCGGAACTACCTGGCTGCCGGGGGTACCGGCTCGCTGTCCGACTACTACGCGACCGCCTACGACGGTGCGGTGTTTGATCGCCAGCTGCGCCGCAACGTGGTGTTTGCCGACCACAGCCTGGCCACCGATACGGTGTTTTCCGAGGTGCACCTGGTGTCGTGCCGCAACGTGCTGATCTACTTCAACCGCGATCTGCAGGATCGTGCGGTCGGCCTGTTCCGTGAAGCGCTGGTGCACCGGGGTTTTCTCGGCCTGGGCAGCAAGGAATCGCTGCAGTTTGGGCGTCACCACGATGCGTTCGAGACCTGCTCGCGCGAGCATCGGCTGTACCGGAAGGTGGTCTGA
- a CDS encoding chemotaxis protein CheB has translation MGASRPHLLVVGASAGGVAALQTLLGALPAGLSIPVLVVLHLPRDRSSRIAEVLAPYCALDLREAEDKQPLQAATVTFAAPDYHLLVEDAQTIALSMDEPVLFSRPAIDPLFESAAAVFGPQLLAVLLTGASSDGSEGVAAVRSAGGRAWLQCPEEAEASMMPASALQHAGADAVLPLELMCRRLKELFA, from the coding sequence ATGGGTGCTTCGCGCCCGCATCTGCTGGTCGTGGGTGCTTCGGCTGGCGGCGTTGCGGCACTGCAGACGCTGCTGGGGGCGCTGCCGGCGGGCCTGTCGATTCCCGTGCTGGTGGTTCTGCACCTGCCGCGTGACCGTAGCAGCCGCATCGCCGAAGTGCTAGCGCCTTACTGCGCGTTGGACCTGCGCGAAGCGGAGGACAAGCAGCCGCTGCAGGCGGCGACCGTGACCTTCGCTGCGCCGGATTACCATCTGCTGGTGGAGGACGCGCAGACCATCGCGCTGTCGATGGATGAGCCGGTGCTGTTTTCGCGCCCGGCCATCGATCCGTTGTTTGAATCCGCCGCGGCCGTGTTCGGGCCGCAGCTGCTGGCTGTGCTGCTGACCGGTGCCAGCAGCGATGGCAGTGAAGGTGTGGCCGCCGTGCGCAGCGCGGGTGGCCGTGCCTGGTTGCAATGTCCCGAGGAGGCCGAGGCATCGATGATGCCGGCCTCTGCACTGCAGCACGCCGGCGCCGACGCCGTGCTGCCTCTTGAATTGATGTGTCGTCGTTTGAAGGAGTTGTTCGCATGA